Proteins encoded together in one Fimbriiglobus ruber window:
- a CDS encoding MATE family efflux transporter — protein sequence MSDTNGTPSPPAPAAASRHVEGGYRELLTLAFPLILSASFWTIQIFVDRVFLSWVGADAVAAAMPAVGYFWTPIALLSNTVMYTTVFVAQYSGARRPDRIGPVVWQALYFGVVTGLAFPVLIPLVDFIISMTNHADRVKELESVYFAALTFAALPMLVVGATNAFFAGRGESWTVLLINTVGTLTNAALAYPLIVLRQDDPVRAMEGAGYAAAVGSAVSAVFGLALLFRKKFRAEYQTASGWRFDRPLFTRLLRFGLPNGVQWCIEGLAFTAFILLVGNIGQAELAGTTLTFSLNLLTFLPVMGLGQGVEVLVGRRQGESRPDVSARTTATGAKLATAYMIVIAAIYCLIPGVLTAPFAGGMKPDEWAAVGPLIPILLRFVAAYSLADGVNIILAYALRGAGDTRFVTLVAIGLSWPMMVIPTWVASRNGWGIEAAWASATIYISTTAVVFLVRFRGGKWRTMKVIETTTPDPADADPSTPDAPPAEREIARQPAA from the coding sequence ATGAGTGACACCAACGGCACCCCTTCCCCGCCCGCGCCGGCCGCCGCGAGCCGACACGTCGAGGGGGGGTACCGGGAACTGCTCACCCTGGCTTTCCCGCTCATCCTCAGTGCCAGTTTCTGGACGATCCAGATCTTCGTCGACCGCGTGTTCCTGAGCTGGGTCGGGGCCGACGCGGTGGCGGCGGCGATGCCCGCGGTCGGGTACTTCTGGACGCCGATCGCGCTGCTCAGCAACACGGTCATGTACACGACCGTGTTCGTCGCCCAGTATTCCGGGGCCAGGCGGCCCGACCGGATCGGCCCGGTGGTCTGGCAGGCGCTCTACTTCGGCGTCGTGACCGGGCTGGCGTTCCCGGTCCTGATCCCGCTCGTCGACTTCATCATCTCGATGACGAACCACGCGGACCGGGTCAAGGAACTCGAGTCCGTGTACTTCGCCGCGCTCACGTTCGCGGCCCTACCGATGCTGGTCGTCGGCGCGACGAACGCGTTCTTCGCCGGCCGCGGGGAGAGCTGGACCGTCCTGCTCATCAACACCGTCGGCACCCTCACGAACGCGGCCCTCGCGTACCCGCTCATCGTCCTCCGGCAGGACGACCCGGTCCGCGCGATGGAGGGGGCCGGGTACGCGGCCGCGGTCGGCAGCGCGGTGTCCGCGGTGTTCGGCCTCGCCCTTTTATTCCGCAAGAAGTTCCGGGCCGAATACCAGACCGCTTCCGGCTGGCGGTTCGACCGCCCGCTGTTCACCCGGTTGCTCCGGTTCGGCCTGCCGAACGGGGTCCAGTGGTGTATTGAGGGGCTGGCGTTCACCGCGTTTATCCTGCTCGTGGGCAACATCGGGCAGGCCGAACTCGCGGGCACGACCCTGACGTTCTCCCTGAACCTGCTCACGTTCCTGCCGGTGATGGGGTTGGGCCAGGGGGTGGAAGTCCTGGTCGGACGCCGGCAGGGGGAGAGCCGGCCGGACGTCTCCGCGCGAACGACGGCGACCGGCGCGAAGCTGGCGACCGCGTACATGATCGTGATCGCCGCCATTTACTGTCTCATCCCGGGCGTGTTGACCGCCCCGTTCGCGGGCGGGATGAAGCCGGACGAGTGGGCGGCCGTCGGCCCGCTCATCCCGATCCTGCTCCGCTTCGTGGCCGCGTATTCGCTCGCGGACGGGGTGAACATCATCCTCGCCTACGCCCTGCGCGGCGCCGGGGACACGCGGTTCGTAACCCTCGTGGCCATCGGCCTGTCGTGGCCCATGATGGTCATCCCGACGTGGGTCGCGTCGCGAAACGGGTGGGGCATCGAGGCCGCGTGGGCCTCGGCCACGATCTACATTTCCACGACGGCGGTCGTGTTCCTGGTCCGCTTCCGCGGCGGCAAATGGCGGACCATGAAGGTGATCGAGACCACGACCCCCGACCCCGCGGACGCCGACCCGTCGACGCCCGACGCGCCGCCGGCCGAACGCGAGATCGCCCGTCAACCGGCGGCCTAG
- a CDS encoding 3-keto-disaccharide hydrolase, which translates to MRFLSCVVLIIAVAAPSQAQWKLDDAFKPAKPADLEDVKSTPAPAAAIVLFDGTSLGKWVKRDGKGEVKWTLKDGAMEGVKGHGDIITKDTFGGRFQLHVEFRVPYEPTGQGQGRGNSGVYLQGRYEVQVLDSYGLKSGKNDCAAIYGIAAPTVNACKAPTVWQSYDIEFAAPKFENGKKTEPAVMTVHHNGVKVHDAVKVTTDNTTSGLGGDPATPGPIMLQDHGHPVQFRNVWLLPVKE; encoded by the coding sequence ATGCGCTTCCTTTCCTGCGTGGTCTTAATCATCGCCGTCGCGGCGCCCAGTCAGGCTCAGTGGAAATTGGACGACGCCTTCAAACCGGCCAAGCCGGCCGATTTGGAGGACGTGAAATCGACCCCGGCCCCCGCCGCCGCAATCGTGCTGTTCGACGGCACCTCGCTCGGAAAATGGGTCAAGCGGGACGGCAAGGGCGAGGTCAAATGGACGCTCAAAGACGGGGCGATGGAAGGCGTGAAGGGGCACGGCGACATCATCACCAAGGACACGTTCGGCGGGCGATTTCAACTTCACGTCGAATTCCGCGTGCCTTATGAACCGACCGGTCAGGGTCAGGGCCGGGGCAACTCCGGCGTCTACCTTCAGGGTCGGTACGAGGTGCAGGTTCTCGACAGCTACGGGTTGAAGAGCGGCAAGAACGATTGCGCCGCGATCTACGGGATCGCCGCCCCGACCGTCAACGCGTGCAAGGCCCCGACCGTGTGGCAGAGCTACGACATCGAATTCGCGGCCCCGAAGTTCGAAAACGGTAAGAAGACCGAACCGGCCGTGATGACCGTCCATCACAACGGCGTCAAGGTTCACGACGCGGTGAAGGTGACGACGGACAACACGACTTCGGGCCTGGGCGGCGACCCCGCAACGCCCGGCCCGATCATGCTCCAGGACCACGGCCACCCGGTCCAGTTCCGCAACGTCTGGCTGCTGCCGGTTAAAGAATAG
- a CDS encoding RNA ligase (ATP) codes for MSFIRTNDPLSRKVEVVRKLASIQTVNTIEPIPNADAIERVRVLGWWVVAKKGEHRPGDKIVYCEIDSLLPERAEFEFLRPSSFKPEVRDGDTLVRAAGFRIRTVKLRGQVSQGICFPLAILPPGAPTDEGADVTELLGVAKWEPPLPVGMGGKVKGGFPGFLSKTDETRVQVLEPVLERNRGKTFFVTEKLDGTSFTAFLRADEFGICSRNLHMDEADETNVLARVAKKLELEAKLRAIRDRHGFSPAVQGEIIGPGIQKNKYGLDAPDLRVFNLLDLDAGRLVDYAPALAILADVGLQTVPQLGPMVLDHTIDELVQFSIGSSVLNPRTPREGIVLRPPVEERDPDVGGRLSFKVINPQFLLKFDE; via the coding sequence GTGTCTTTCATTCGCACCAACGATCCGTTGTCGCGAAAGGTGGAAGTCGTGCGGAAGCTCGCCAGTATTCAGACAGTTAACACGATCGAGCCGATCCCGAACGCGGACGCCATCGAGCGCGTCCGCGTCCTCGGGTGGTGGGTCGTGGCCAAGAAGGGCGAACACCGGCCGGGCGACAAGATCGTCTATTGCGAGATAGACTCGCTCCTGCCCGAGCGGGCCGAGTTCGAGTTCCTCCGCCCGAGCAGCTTCAAGCCGGAGGTCCGCGACGGCGACACGCTCGTCCGCGCGGCCGGGTTCCGCATCCGTACCGTGAAGCTCCGCGGCCAGGTGTCGCAGGGCATCTGCTTCCCCCTAGCGATCCTCCCGCCCGGCGCCCCGACCGACGAGGGGGCGGACGTGACAGAACTGCTCGGCGTCGCTAAATGGGAACCGCCGTTGCCGGTCGGGATGGGCGGGAAGGTGAAGGGCGGGTTTCCCGGCTTCCTGTCGAAGACAGACGAGACGCGGGTTCAGGTTCTCGAACCGGTCCTCGAACGGAACCGCGGGAAGACGTTCTTCGTCACGGAGAAGCTCGACGGCACGTCGTTCACGGCGTTCCTGCGGGCCGACGAGTTCGGCATCTGCAGCCGGAACCTGCACATGGACGAGGCCGACGAGACGAACGTGCTCGCCCGCGTCGCGAAGAAGTTGGAGCTGGAAGCCAAGCTCCGGGCGATCCGCGACCGGCACGGGTTCTCGCCGGCGGTCCAGGGCGAGATCATCGGGCCGGGGATTCAGAAGAACAAGTACGGCCTGGACGCCCCAGACTTGCGGGTATTCAACCTGCTCGACCTGGACGCCGGCCGGCTCGTCGATTACGCCCCGGCCCTGGCGATCCTCGCCGACGTCGGCCTCCAGACGGTGCCGCAGTTGGGGCCGATGGTCCTCGACCACACGATCGACGAACTGGTCCAGTTCTCGATCGGGTCGAGCGTCCTGAACCCGCGCACGCCGCGGGAGGGGATCGTCCTCCGGCCGCCGGTCGAGGAGCGCGACCCGGACGTCGGCGGTCGCTTGAGCTTCAAGGTCATCAACCCGCAGTTCTTGCTGAAGTTCGACGAGTAA
- a CDS encoding response regulator yields the protein MTPVPLRILLAEDDDGHASLIQRNLSRAGITNEVVRVRDGQEALDYLRRAGPHAGRPRDRPLLLLLDIKMPRVDGIEVLRQVRGEPEHANIPVIMLTTTDDPREVQRCYELGCSVYVTKPIAYDEFVEAIRRLGLFLSIVKVPSEDDAVGGDAMTADMTRPVPAATGRGTILVVEDDPGVILLERRRLERAGYTALTAESPAEALDLLRTSPVDLILLDYRLPGEIDGLEFYAQVRAAGYDIPVILVTGYGNEAVVVRALRAGVRDFVTKSVEYLDYLPEAVEHVLRQVRTERQLAESEARLASIIGSATDAIIVAGPDRLVTLFNTAAEEMFGCPAGHALGQPLSTFLPPEVLAGADDRSPRPAKAPRHEARLARADEGQFPAEVAVSRAEVGGRTFYTAVVRDVTTQRRLEEQFRQAQKMEAVGRLAGGVAHDFNNLLSIINGYSELLVSALAGPAREQAAMILDAGERAARLTAQLLAFSRKAVIEPKVLNINEVIAPITRLLGRLIGEDVILTTVLAPDVGRVKVDPGQMEQVVMNLAVNARDAMPTGGRLTVETRTVDVEADTASLYPDLAPGPYTQLAVSDTGIGMTDEVKARIFEPFFTTKEVGKGTGLGLATVYGIVKTHGGHVAVYSEVGVGTTFKILFPAVPGADEVRAPRDTWVAPRGTETVLLVEDEPGVRGLVRVALELQGYTILEADSGEDALRVAAAHTGPVHLLITDVVMPGMGGRKVADALRHQYPGLKVLYTSGYTDDAIVRHGVIEAADAFLQKPFTLFGLARKVRAVLGANGG from the coding sequence ATGACCCCCGTACCGCTCCGCATCCTGCTCGCCGAGGACGACGACGGGCACGCCAGCCTGATCCAGCGGAATCTGTCCCGGGCCGGGATCACGAACGAGGTGGTCCGCGTCCGGGACGGCCAGGAGGCCCTCGACTACCTCCGCCGGGCCGGCCCGCACGCCGGGCGGCCGCGGGACCGCCCCCTCCTCCTGCTCCTGGACATCAAGATGCCCCGGGTGGACGGGATCGAGGTTCTCCGGCAGGTCCGGGGGGAACCGGAACACGCGAACATCCCGGTCATCATGTTGACCACCACCGACGATCCGCGCGAGGTCCAGCGGTGTTACGAACTCGGGTGCAGCGTGTACGTGACCAAACCGATCGCTTACGACGAGTTCGTCGAAGCCATCCGCCGGCTCGGGCTGTTTCTGTCGATCGTCAAAGTGCCGTCGGAAGACGACGCGGTCGGGGGTGACGCGATGACGGCGGACATGACGCGGCCGGTCCCGGCCGCGACCGGGCGGGGAACGATCCTGGTCGTCGAGGACGACCCCGGGGTCATCCTCCTGGAGCGGCGGCGGTTGGAGCGGGCCGGGTACACGGCCCTGACCGCCGAAAGCCCGGCCGAGGCCCTCGACCTGCTGCGCACGAGCCCGGTCGACCTGATCCTGTTGGACTACCGGCTCCCGGGCGAAATCGACGGCCTGGAGTTTTACGCCCAGGTCCGCGCGGCCGGGTACGACATCCCGGTCATTTTGGTCACCGGGTATGGGAACGAGGCCGTCGTCGTCCGGGCCCTGCGGGCCGGCGTCCGCGACTTCGTGACCAAGTCGGTCGAGTACCTGGACTACCTGCCCGAGGCGGTCGAGCACGTCCTCCGGCAGGTCCGGACGGAACGGCAGCTGGCTGAGTCCGAAGCCCGCCTGGCGAGCATCATCGGGTCGGCCACGGACGCGATCATCGTCGCCGGCCCGGACCGCCTGGTCACGCTGTTCAACACGGCCGCCGAGGAAATGTTCGGGTGTCCGGCCGGGCACGCCCTCGGGCAGCCTCTGAGTACGTTCTTACCCCCGGAGGTACTAGCCGGGGCGGACGATCGGAGCCCCCGACCCGCCAAGGCTCCGCGACACGAGGCCCGCCTGGCCCGGGCTGACGAGGGGCAGTTCCCGGCCGAGGTGGCCGTGTCCCGGGCCGAGGTCGGCGGGCGGACGTTCTACACGGCCGTCGTCCGCGACGTGACCACGCAGCGGCGGCTGGAAGAGCAATTCCGGCAGGCCCAGAAGATGGAAGCCGTCGGCCGGCTGGCCGGCGGGGTGGCCCACGACTTCAACAACCTGCTGAGCATCATCAACGGGTACTCGGAGCTGCTCGTGTCCGCGCTCGCGGGTCCGGCCCGCGAGCAGGCGGCCATGATCCTGGACGCCGGCGAACGGGCCGCCCGGCTGACCGCGCAACTCCTGGCCTTCAGCCGGAAGGCGGTCATCGAACCGAAGGTGCTGAACATCAACGAGGTAATCGCCCCGATCACCCGCCTGCTCGGCCGCCTGATCGGCGAAGACGTCATCCTCACCACCGTCCTCGCCCCCGACGTCGGCCGGGTCAAGGTCGACCCGGGGCAGATGGAGCAGGTCGTCATGAACCTGGCGGTGAACGCCCGGGACGCCATGCCGACCGGCGGCCGACTCACCGTCGAGACGCGGACCGTCGACGTCGAGGCGGACACTGCCTCGCTGTACCCCGACCTGGCCCCGGGGCCGTACACCCAACTCGCCGTGTCGGACACGGGGATCGGGATGACGGACGAGGTGAAGGCCCGGATCTTCGAGCCGTTCTTCACCACCAAGGAGGTCGGGAAGGGGACGGGGCTCGGCCTGGCCACGGTGTACGGGATCGTCAAGACGCACGGCGGGCACGTCGCGGTGTACAGCGAGGTGGGGGTCGGGACGACGTTCAAGATCTTGTTCCCGGCGGTGCCCGGGGCGGACGAGGTGCGGGCGCCCCGCGACACCTGGGTCGCCCCGCGGGGGACCGAAACGGTGCTGCTGGTGGAGGACGAACCGGGGGTCCGCGGCCTCGTCCGGGTCGCCCTGGAGCTGCAGGGGTACACGATCTTGGAGGCGGACAGCGGGGAGGACGCCCTCCGGGTCGCGGCCGCCCACACCGGCCCCGTTCACCTGCTAATCACGGACGTGGTGATGCCGGGGATGGGCGGCAGAAAGGTGGCCGACGCCCTACGGCACCAGTACCCGGGCCTGAAGGTACTCTACACGAGCGGGTACACCGACGACGCCATCGTCCGGCACGGTGTCATCGAGGCGGCCGACGCCTTCCTCCAGAAGCCGTTCACGCTGTTCGGGCTGGCGCGGAAGGTGCGAGCCGTGCTGGGGGCCAACGGCGGATGA